A single Cryptococcus neoformans var. grubii H99 chromosome 7, complete sequence DNA region contains:
- a CDS encoding septin ring protein, translating into MADSYYENQTHSPSPQGEQYSNDNSERIASPSGGVVSSEGYLANRDAQPTPAAVAPARKKLSSWVGFSNLPNQVHRRSVRRGFQFVTMVVGESGLGKSTLINTLFETKLYQPKQIPTPGADRGKTVQIESISADIEENGVRLKLTVVDTPGFGDFVNNEESWKPIVDNIEARFDAFLEQENRVNRSKLLDNRVHACLYFIQPTGHSLKAIDIEFMRRLHNKVNLIPIIAKADTMTDDEIIAFKQRILADIAHYGIQIFQPFQYENEDEETIQENEEIISKVPFAVVGSDSIVQSPDGRQVRGRSYPWGVIEVDNEDHCDFVKLRQMLVRTHMEELREHTNDVLYENYRTEKLRAMGVQQDESVFKETNPAAKQAEERALHEAKLAKMEAEMKIVFQQKVQEKEQKLKQSEEELYARHREMKDALEKQKQELEDKRRRIESGRPLTPEKGSIQQKKRFGLGK; encoded by the exons ATGGCCGACTCTTACTATGAAAACCAAACCCACTCACCATCTCCCCAAGGAGAACAATACTCAAACGACAACTCAGAGAGGATAGCTTCTCCCAGTGGAGGCGTTGTTTCTTCCGAAGGATACCTTGCGAATAGAGACGCGCAGCCTACACCAGCGGCTGTTGCTCCTGCGAGGAAGAAACTTTCTAGCTGGGTTGGATTTAGCAACTTGCCGAATCAAGTGCACAGACGGAGTGTGAG GCGAGGTTTCCAGTTCGTGACTATGGTTGTCG GCGAATCTGGTCTCGGTAAATCTACGCTCATTAACACCCTTTTCGAGACAAAGCTCTATCAGCCCAAGCAGATCCCTACGCCAGGTGCGGACAGGGGAAAGACCGTTCAGATTGAAAGCATCTCTGCTG ATATCGAAGAAAATGGGGTGAGACTCAAGTTGACTGTGGTGGATACTCCTGGTTTCGGTGACTTTGTGAACAACGAAGAAAG CTGGAAACCCATCGTCGACAATATTGAAGCCCGTTTCGACGCTTTCCTCGAGCAAGAGAACCGGGTTAACCGTTCGAAGCTTCTTGATAACCGCGTTCATGCTTGTCTCTATTTCATCCAGCCTACCGGCCACTC TCTCAAAGCCATCGATATCGAGTTTATGAGGCGACTGCATAACAAGGTTAACCTTATCCCCATCATTGCCAAAGCCGATACTATGACCGACGATGAGATTATCGCTTTCAAACAAAGA ATTCTCGCCGACATTGCTCACTACGGCATCCAAATCTTCCAGCCTTTCCAATACGAaaacgaggatgaggagacTATTCAGGAGAACGAAGAAATCATT AGCAAGGTGCCTTTTGCCGTTGTTGGCTCCGACTCTATTGTTCAATCTCCCGATGGTCGACAAGTCCGAGGCCGATCATACCCCTGGGGTGTCATCGAAGTTGATAACGAGGACCATTGCGACTTTGTCAAGCTTCGTCAAATGCTTGTCAGGACCCACATGGAGGAATTGCGAGAACACACCAATGATGTGCTGTATGAGAACTACCGAACCGAAAAGCTTAGGGCGATGGGTGTTCAGCAGGATGAGAGCGTGTTCAAGGAAACTAA CCCCGCGGCCAAGCAAGCCGAAGAACGCGCCCTTCACGAGGCTAAGCTCGCTAAAATGGAAGCTGAAATGAAGATTGTATTCCAACAAAAAGTCCAAGAAAAGGAACAAAAGCTGAAACAATCCGAAGAGGAGCTTTATGCCCGTCAtcgggagatgaaggatgctttggagaagcagaagcaagagttggaagacaagaggagaaggattgaGAGCGGTCGACCATTGACACCTGAAAAGGGATCC ATCCAGCAAAAGAAGCGATTTGGTCTTGGCAAATAa
- a CDS encoding 2-acylglycerol O-acyltransferase 2, which translates to MPPKPPSPGPHPLDLNPYERLEFEERENRRSNNDTDPHATLSSRQEGLRRRAALGKNVQISHDEESKEDEGYFARNGRLSSPEDTKTGEGKGKKSPLMGTLKLDDFRDTLEAGIERKFAPLHIPPNRRLQTAAVALWALLLPISMIVLLLLLSLPPAWLILIPYFIWISFDRAPIHGGRPKEWARRGFIWKYFSDYYPCSIVKEAELPPNRPYLFGYHPHGIIGMGAFATFATEGTNFSEYFPGIKPHLLTLGSNFKIPFYRELLMIHGCGSVSKRSCANILSQGPGSAIAIVIGGAAESLSAHPGTADLTLKKRFGFVKMAIREGADLVPVFSFGENDIYAQLANAKGSMVYKLQKKFQKVFGFTLPLFYGRGLFNYNYGLMPFRHPIVSVVGKPIHVERDPHPSDEKVQELQGKYIAELTRIWDKYKDLYARGRTKELTLVE; encoded by the exons ATGCCCCCCAAACCGCCCAGCCCGGGACCGCATCCCCTTGATCTCAATCCTTACGAGAGGTTAGAAttcgaggagagggagaacAGGAGATCAAATAACGATACCGATCCACATGCGACTCTCAGCAGCCGTCAAGAAGGGCTCCGGCGCAGGGCAGCATTAGGAAAAAATGTTCAGATATCACACGATGAAGAAtcgaaagaagatgaggggtATTTCGCAAGAAACGGCAGACTGTCGTCGCCTGAGGATACCAAGACAggggagggaaaggggaaaaagAGTCCGCTGATGGGTACTTTGAAGTTGGATGATTTTAGGGATACTTTGGAAGCTGGAATTGAACGAAA GTTTGCCCCCTTACATATCCCACCTAATCGACGACTACAGACAGCCGCTGTGGCTCTCTGGGCTCTTCTCTTGCCAATAAGCATGATTGTCCTTCTATTATTACT ATCACTTCCCCCAGCATGGCTCATCCTTATACCCTACTTTATCTGGATAAGTTTTGACAGAGCACCGATCCATGGAGGAAGGCCAAAGGAATGGGCACGAAGAGGCTTCATTTGGAAGTATTTTTCTG ATTATTATCCCTGCAG TATCGTGAAA GAAGCCGAACTTCCTCCGAACAGACCTTACCTCTTCGGCTACCACCCCCACGGTATTATTGGAAT GGGGGCATTCGCGACCTTTGCCACAGAAGGCACAAACTTCTCCGAGTACTTCCCTGGTATCAAACCACATCTCCTTACACTTG GATCCAACTTTAAAATCCCCTTTTATCGGGAACTGCTCATGATCCACGGCTGCGGCTCAGTCTCCAAACGTTCTTGCGCCAATATCCTCTCCCAAGGCCCTGGTAGCGCCATCGCCATTGTCATTGGCGGAGCTGCTGAGAGTTTGTCCGCGCATCCTGGCACGGCTGATTTGacgctgaagaagaggtttggGTTTGTGAAAATGGCGATTCGGGAGGGCGCGGACTTGGTGCCGGTTTTCTCATTCGGCGAGAATGAT ATCTATGCTCAATT AGCCAATGCTAAAGGGTCGATGGTATACAAGCTGCAGAAGAAGTTCCAGAAGGTGTTTGGTTTCACTCTGCCACTATTTTATGGGCGAGG ACTATTCAACT ACAATTATGGACTAATG CCGTTCCGTCATCCTATCGTTTCTGTCG TTGGAAAGCCTATCCATGTCGAACGGGATCCGCATCCAAGCGACGAAAAAGTGCAGGAGCTACAGGGCAAATACATTGCCGAGTTGACCCG TATATGGGACAAATACAAGGACTTGTATGCTCGAGGAAGGACGAAGGAACTCACCTTGGTAGAGTAA
- a CDS encoding U2 small nuclear ribonucleoprotein A' has protein sequence MRLTHDFVSNAPSHLNPLKERELELRGLQIPVIENLASHQGTYDTLNLNDNSITVLGNIPNSPRLQAIHAANNQISSISPSLPPNIPNLVTLVLTDNAISSLASLIPLETLTSLRHLSLRGNPVTQQEHYKEFVVWKVAKGNLHTLDFERIKDSVRESARKLLTDPLTSLPNSLAHQLSIPTTSNVPGSILSTKAISSNGAQKGPGAKGRLMTPDEKRRVVEALTRAQTADEVRKLERMLADGLVPDGGVDEAVEGAVEVNGS, from the exons ATGAGGCTCACTCACGAT TTTGTTTCGAATGCGCCATCT CATTTGAACCCGTTAAAGGAGAGAGAATTGGAGCTTAGGG GACTTCAAATACCCGTTATTGAGAACTTGGCATCCCATCAAGGAACATACGACACTCTCAACCTTAACGACAACTCCATTACCGTTCTAGGTAACATTCCCAACT CACCACGATTGCAAGCTATACATGCTGCCAACAACCAAATATCGTCGATCAGCCCCTCATTACCTCCTAAT ATCCCTAATCTTGTGACTCTCG TTCTTACCGATAATGCTATCTCATCCCTCGCCTCCCTTATTCCCCTCGAAACATTGACATCCTTACGGCATCTCTCCCTCAGAGGAAACCCTGTAACTCAACAAGAACATTACAAGGAGTTTGTCGTTTGGAAG GTGGCCAAGGGAAACCTCCATACCCTTGATTTTGAACGTATCAAAGACTCAGTCCGTGAATCCGCCAGAAAACTCCTCACCGACCCCCTCACCTCCCTCCCCAACTCCCTTGCCCACCAGCTCTCAATCCCCACGACATCCAACGTTCCTGGCTCTATTTTGAGTACCAAGGCTATCTCTTCAAATGGCGCACAAAAGGGACCAGGTGCAAAGGGAAGATTAATGACACCcgatgagaagaggagggttGTGGAGGCGCTTACTAGAGCGCAAACGGCGGACGAGGTGAGAAAGTTGGAGAGAATGCTGGCAGATGGGTTGGTACCAGATGGTGGTGTGGACGAGGCTGTTGAGGGTGCCGTTGAGGTGAATGGATCATAG
- a CDS encoding ATP synthase mitochondrial F1 complex assembly factor 1 — protein MSYITLTRSFPRSLRSTARFPFRSLSTTLRRNDILSDLEEKLHPRELVERKKKLMEEKYSDKLRKAAEKEGVQDIEELKKKVLQPKLDASKEAARLAEEKIKAEKRLKADPVEKKVVAERKKKLEKEVPQAEGDKSGIKPLSSIINLPLIHLTPHDTNAISQIWNAYHTSHATLSNSFLSASFPASTYASMLALAKQNPFFVIPLPRLSEAPVEAANHPEMKTDEYEMFYLQWLFHPTPTASSPPSSEVNPEPLPLTTSAIFTPLEEFKKSGEWAQPHLVLTHYPDLAQTHSLVLMRGEISPASASGPPGSLANPGFLLSQQQAQLLALALQRFYCTDIAVPGESAKQMEERMKRQDALRGFRERPEEWNWMGLVEMAYGGLV, from the exons ATGTCATATATAACACTTACCCGCTCTTTCCCCCGCTCGCTTCGTTCTACAGCTCGTTTCCCCTTTCGATCTCTCTCCACCACTCTTCGCCGAAATGATATCCTCTCCGACCTCGAAGAGAAGCTTCATCCTCGAGAGTTAgttgaaaggaaaaaaaagttgatggaagagaaataCTCTGATAAGTTGAGAAAGGCTGCTGAAAA AGAAGGCGTGCAGGATATCGAAGAGCTCAAAAAGAAAGTACTCCAACCCAAACTTGATGCTTCCAAGGAAGCTGCTAGACTtgcagaagaaaagatcaagGCTGAGAAGCGGCTCAAGGCGGATCCGgtagagaagaaggtcgtAGCTgagcgaaagaagaagttggagaaggaggttcCACAGGCCGAGGGTGACAAGTCAGGTATCAAG CCCCTGTCATCTATCATCAATCTCCCTCTTATCCACCTTACCCCACACGACACTAACGCCATCTCCCAAATCTGGAATGCCTACCACACCTCCCACGCTACCCTCTCCAACTCATTCCTCTCCGCATCCTTCCCTGCATCCACATACGCTTCCATGCTGGCTCTCGCCAAACAAAACCCTTTCTTCGTTATCCCGCTTCCTCGATTATCAGAAGCTCCCGTCGAAGCTGCCAATCACCCTGAAATGAAGACTGACGAGTACGAAATGTTCTATCTTCAGTGGCTCTTCCACCCCACCCCTaccgcctcttcccctccttcctctgaGGTTAATCCCGAACCCTTACCTTTAACCACATCCGCCATCTTCACTCCTCTGGAAGAATTCAAAAAGTCTGGTGAATGGGCGCAACCTCACCTCGTCTTGACTCACTACCCCGACCTCGCCCAGACCCACTCCCTCGTCCTCATGCGAGGTGAAATCTCCCCCGCATCCGCTTCTGGCCCTCCTGGCAGTCTCGCTAACCCAGGTTTCTTGCTTTCCCAGCAACAAGCTCAATTGTTGGCTTTGGCCTTGCAGAGGTTCTACTGCACTGACATTGCTGTGCCAGGGGAGTCAGCCAAGCagatggaggaaagaatgaagagaCAAGATGCATTGAGAGGGTTTAGGGAAAGGCCTGAAGAATGGAACTGGATGGGtttggtggagatggcTTATGGGGGTTTGGTATAA
- a CDS encoding MFS transporter, SP family, general alpha glucoside:H symporter, with amino-acid sequence MSNVPSTTEQVILDRIKGDIDDYDDVVQSARQGMESEKALSLGESLRRYPRAVAWSVLLSTSLVMEGFDTVLINNFYALPQFVQKYGVELEGGWTITAAWQAGLTNGVNVGEIIGLCINGWASERFGYKKTMIGALIMMICAIFIPFFAQNIQTLLAGEILQGIPWGIFQTLTTAYAAEVSPVALRPYLTAYVNLCWVMGQIIASGVLRSVLSMEGQWAYRLPFALQWIWPVPILVGCLFAPESPWWQVRKGRHDDARRTIRRLFSSPSDEEVENSLSLMKHTNAIEKTMAEGTSYWDCFRGVDLRRTEIAAAAWMIQNLCGAAFMGYSTFFLEQAGLPVTQAFNLSIAQYALGICGTIVSWILMGRVGRRRLYLVGLAGMIAFLVVIGGLGFISVSTSGAQWAIGALLLVYTALYDATIGPVCYTIVGEISSTRLRAKTVVIARIAYVVIGIVNAIIMPYFLNSAKLNWGAKTGLFWGGFASLCFIWTFFRLPEAKDRTYGELDVLFENKISARKFASTVVDQFAGHEDNFDNTIAVETFDEKLSSKPSVAHVEYVPTDSEQ; translated from the exons ATGTCGAATGTCCCAAGTACCACCGAACAGGTGATACTCGACCGCATCAAGGGTGATATCGACGACTATGATGATGTCGTCCAGTCAGCACGACAAGGTATGGAAAGCGAGAAAGCGTTATCACTCGGGGAAAGTCTAAGACGATATCCACGAGCGGTAGCCTGGTCCGTCTTGCTATCCACATCGCT TGTCATGGAGGGCTTTGATACCGttctcatcaacaacttcTATGCTCTTCCTCAATTTGTCCAGAAATATGgtgttgagcttgaaggCGGTTGGACTATCACTGCCGCTTGGCAAGCAGGTCTCACCAACGGTGTCAATGTCGGTGAAATCATCGGTCTCTGCATAAATGGCTGGGCCTCTGAGAGATTCGGTTACAAGAAGACAATGATTGGTGCC CTTATTATGATGATTTGTGCCATCTTTattcccttcttcgcccAGAACATCCAGACCCTGCTGGCGGGTGAGATCTTACAAGG GATCCCCTGGGGTATCTTCCAAACTCTAACCACCGCATATGCCGCCGAAGTCTCTCCAGTGGCTCTCCGACCGTATCTCACGGCATATGTCAACCTCTGTTGGGTAATGGGTCAAATCATTGCTTCCGGAGTCCTTCGATCCGTTCTGTCGATGGAAGGGCAGTGGGCTTATAGACTGCCCTTCGCTCTCCAGT GGATTTGGCCCGTTCCGATTTTAGTTGGCTGCCTTTTCGCCCCCGAATCACCTTGGTGGCAAGTACGAAAAGGCCGACACGATGATGCTCGACGAACGATCCGACGGCTCTTTAGCAGCCCTTCtgatgaggaggttgagaacTCGCTCTCCCTCATGAAACACACCAACGCCATTGAAAAGACCATGGCCGAAGGTACCAGTTACTGGGATTGTTTCAGAGGTGTCGATCTGCGTAGGACAGAGATTGCGGCTGCAGCTTGGATGATTCAGAATCTGTGTGGAGCTG CATTCATGGGCTATTCTACCTTCTTCCTGGAGCAAGCCGGTCTTCCTGTTACCCAGGCCTTTAACTTGTCTATTGCCCAGTACGCTCTCGGTATCTGCGGGACCATTGTTTCATGG ATCCTCATGGGACGTGTCGGCAGAAGGCGATTATATTTGGTCGGTCTCGCCGGCATGATCGCCTTCCTTGTAGTCATTGGCGGACTAGGCTTCATTTCAGTTTCAACTTCAGGGGCTCA ATGGGCTATCGGGGCGCTGCTTCTCGTCTACACTGCATTATACGATGCTACTATTGGTCCTGTTTGTTACACCATCGTCGGTGAAATTTCCTCAACTCGACTCAGAGCCAAAACCGTTGT CATCGCTCGAATCGCATATGTCGTCATCGGTATCGTCAACGCTATCATCATGCCGTATTTCCTCAACTCTGCGAAGCTGAATTGGGGCGCCAAGACCGGCCTTTTCTGGGGCGGGTTCGCGTCCTTGTGTTTCATCTGGACGTTCTTCAGGCTCCCCGAAGCGAAAGACAGAACATATGGTGAACTCGACGTCCTTTTTGAGAACAAAATCTCTGCCAGGAAATTCGCTTCGACAGTCGTTGATCAGTTCGCTGGCCACGAAGACAACTTTGACAATACCATTGCGGTCGAAACATTTGACGAAAAACTGTCCAGCAAGCCTTCAGTCGCCCATGTGGAGTATGTCCCAACGGATTCAGAGCAGTAG
- a CDS encoding ATP synthase subunit beta, mitochondrial gives MTLVTRSAIRLSRRGGQQLKNARANAALFNTAANQAKNIVPKFAASSSRVTLPAKAANAARTYATPAGLQTGSIKTVIGAVVDVHFDSDNLPPILNALEVQFGEGQIAPEGGRLVLEVAQHLGENTVRCIAMDGTDGLVRGQKVVDTGAPIKIPVGPAALGRIMNVIGQPIDQRGPIKGVREAPIHADAPEFVDQSTQAEVLETGIKVVDLLAPYARGGKIGLFGGAGVGKTVLIQELINNIAKAHGGYSVFTGVGERTREGNDLYHEMRETGVINLEGDSKVALVFGQMNEPPGARARVALTGLTIAEYFRDEEGQDVLLFIDNIFRFTQAGSEVSALLGRIPSAVGYQPTLSTDMGGMQERITTTKKGSITSVQAVYVPADDLTDPAPATTFAHLDATTVLSRSIAELGIYPAVDPLDSKSRMLDPRVVGQRHYEIATKTQQILQSYKSLQDIIAILGMDELSEEDKLTVERARKIQRFMSQPFAVAQVFTGIEGRLVPLKETVNAFEEILDGKHDHISENSFYMVGGIEDVKAKHEKSLKEQGA, from the exons ATGACCCTCGTCACCCGCTCCGCTATCCGTCTCTCCAGGCGAGGCGGCCAGCAGTTGAAGAACGCCCGTGCCAACGCCGCCTTGTTCAACACCGCGGCCAACCAGGCCAAGAACATTGTCCCCAAGTTcgccgcctcttcctctagGGTCACTCTTCCTGCCAAGGCTG CCAACGCTGCCCGCACCTACGCCACTCCCGCTGGCCTCCAGACTGGTTCTATCAAGACCGTCATTGGTGCCGTCGTTGACGTCCACTTCGACTCTGACAACCTCCCCCCTATCCTTAACGCCCTCGAAGTTCAGTTTGGTGAGGGTCAGATTGCCCCCGAAGGTGGCCGACTCGTTCTTGAGGTCGCTCAGCACTTGGGTGAGAACACTGTCCGATGCATTGCCATGGACGGTACCGACGGTCTTGTCCGAGGCCAGAAGGTTGTCGACACTGGTGCTCCCATCAAGATCCCCGTTGGTCCTGCTGCCCTCGG TCGTATCATGAACGTTATTGGTCAGCCCATTGACCAGCGTGGTCCCATCAAGGGTGTCAGGGAGGCCCCTATCCACGCCGACGCTCCCGAGTTCGTTGACCAGTCTACCCAGGCTGAGGTTCTCGAGACCGGTATCAAGGTCGTTGACCTCCTCGCTCCCTACGCTCGAGGTGGAAAGATTGGTCTTTTCGGTGGTGCCGGTGTCGGCAAGACTGTGCTCATTCAGGAGCTCATTAACAACATTGCCAAGGCTCACGGTGGTTACTCTGTCTTCACTGGTGTCGGTGAGCGAACTCGTGAGGGTAACGACTTGTACCACGAAATGAGGGAGACTGGTGTTATCAACCTTGAGGGTGACTCCAAGGTCGCTCTTG TCTTCGGTCAGATGAACGAGCCCCCTGGAGCCCGTGCCCGAGTTGCCCTTACTGGTTTGACCATTGCCGAGTACTTCCGTGACGAGGAAGGCCAGGATGTGTTGCTTTTCATTGACAACATTTTCCGATTCACCCAGGCCGGTTCCGAGGTGTCTGCCTTGCTCGGTCGTATCCCCTCTGCCGTCGGTTACCAGCCCACTCTTTCCACCGACATGGGTGGTATGCAGGAGCGAAT TACCACCACCAAGAAGGGTTCCATTACCTCTGTCCAGGCCGTCTACGTCCCTGCCGATGACTTGACTGACCCTGCCCCCGCCACCACCTTCGCGCACTTGGACGCCACCACTGTGTTGTCTCGATCCATCGCCGAGTTGGGTATCTACCCTGCCGTCGACCCTCTTGACTCCAAGTCCCGAATGCTCGACCCCCGAGTTGTCGGTCAGCGACACTACGAGATTGCCACCAAGACTCAGCAGATCCTCCAGTCTTACAAGTCTCTCCAGGATATCATTGCCATTCTCGGTATGGACGAGTTGTCCGAAGAGGACAAGTTGACCGTCGAGCGTGCCCGAAAGATCCAG CGATTCATGTCTCAACCTTTCGCTGTCGCTCAGGTCTTCACCGGTATTGAGGGTCGACTTGTCCCCCTCAAGGAGACTGTCAACGCTTTCGAGGAGATCCTCGACGGTAAGCATGACCACATCTCTGAGAACTCTTTCTACATGGTCGGTGGTATCGAGGACGTCAAGGCCAAGCACGAGAAGTCTCTCAAGGAGCAGGGTGCTTAA
- a CDS encoding tRNA-specific adenosine deaminase 2: protein MATYIPPEEQDQIDLAWMREALIMAEEALSNDEVPVGCVFVKGGQAIARARNRTNEWRNATLHAELEAIDHLLPFHPAPLSTITLYVTVEPCVMCASALRQVGIGRVVYGCGNDRFGGCGSVIPVNNSPRLDSHPAYVAVGGFYREEAIMLLRRFYMSQNPNAPKPKKKATRVLKTDIPPPPSRNTTPQSSRPSSTAPSQRRPVPSTDASTTGTSTPISFEVENKSRERVMRDDGLPIGSTMVSTPSETPVPQERR from the exons ATGGCC ACATACATTCCACCGGAAGAACAAGATCAGATTGATTTAGCATGGATGCGAGAAGCTCTGATCATG GCGGAAGAAGCGCTTTCAAATGATGAAGTTCCTGTGGGATGTGTATTCGTGAAAGGAGGACAAGCCATTGCCAGGGCTCGGAACAGAACTAACGAATGGAGGAAT GCAACCCTCCACGCCGAACTCGAAGCTAttgatcatcttctcccattccATCCCGCGCCCTTATCGACTATAACGCTGTATGTCACAGTGGAGCCTTGTGTGATGTGTGCCTCTGCACTGAGGCAGGTAGGAATTGGAAGAGTGGTATATGGTTGCGGGAATGATagatttggaggatgcggGAGCGTTATCCCTGTGAACAACTC ACCAAGACTGGATTCACATCCGGCATATGTGGCTGTTGGAGGGTTTTACCGTGAAGAAGCTATTATGCTTTTACGGCGATTCTACATGTCCCAAAATCCCAATG CGCCAAAACCCAAAAAGAAGGCAACCAGAGTTCTCAAAACCGATattcctccgcctccttccAGAAATACAACTCCACAGTCTTCCCGTCCGTCTTCTACTGCCCCTTCACAACGTCGGCCAGTTCCTTCCACAGATGCTAGCACCACGGGAACATCAACACCCATTTCGTTTGAAGTAGAGAACAAGTCCCGAGAACGGGTTATGAGAGATGACGGGTTACCGATTGGGTCTACGATGGTTAGCACACCTAGTGAGACGCCCGTTCCTCAGGAACGGAGATAG